One stretch of Chryseobacterium indologenes DNA includes these proteins:
- a CDS encoding PLP-dependent cysteine synthase family protein yields MKYAKNILETIGNTPLVKLNNVLGEDFPALVLAKVETFNPGNSVKDRMALKMIEDAEKDGRLKPGGTIIEGTSGNTGMGLALAAIIKGYKCIFVTNSKQSKEKCDILRAVGAEVIVCPTDVKPTDPRSYYSVSKRLAKETENGWYVNQYDNLSNRTAHYESTAPEIWEQTEGKLTHFVAGAGTGGTITGCGTFFKEKNKDIKVIGVDTYGSILKEFHETGELHYDHAYTYITEGIGEDIIPENYDMSVIDHFEKVTDKDGAIYARKLAKEEGIFCGYSAGSAIASLVQMKDQFTKDDVIVVLLHDHGSRYVGKIYNDEWMKEMGWLE; encoded by the coding sequence ATGAAATACGCAAAAAATATCCTTGAAACTATAGGAAACACACCACTGGTAAAACTTAACAATGTACTGGGTGAAGACTTTCCAGCATTAGTTTTAGCAAAAGTTGAGACATTCAACCCCGGAAACTCTGTAAAGGACAGAATGGCTCTTAAAATGATAGAAGATGCCGAAAAAGACGGCAGATTAAAACCTGGAGGAACCATTATTGAAGGAACTTCCGGAAATACAGGGATGGGATTGGCATTAGCAGCCATCATCAAAGGGTACAAATGTATCTTTGTTACCAATTCTAAACAATCTAAAGAAAAGTGCGATATTCTTCGTGCTGTGGGTGCTGAAGTAATCGTTTGCCCTACAGATGTGAAGCCTACAGATCCACGTTCTTATTATTCAGTTTCTAAAAGACTGGCTAAAGAAACAGAAAACGGATGGTATGTAAACCAATATGACAACTTATCCAACAGAACCGCTCACTATGAATCTACAGCTCCTGAAATCTGGGAACAGACAGAAGGAAAACTGACTCATTTTGTAGCAGGCGCAGGAACAGGAGGTACTATTACAGGATGTGGAACTTTCTTCAAGGAAAAAAATAAGGATATTAAAGTAATCGGAGTGGATACTTACGGTTCCATTCTTAAAGAATTCCATGAAACCGGTGAATTACATTATGATCACGCTTATACTTATATTACTGAAGGAATCGGTGAAGATATCATTCCTGAAAACTATGACATGTCTGTTATTGATCATTTTGAAAAAGTAACGGATAAAGATGGAGCGATCTATGCAAGAAAACTGGCTAAAGAAGAAGGGATTTTCTGTGGATATTCTGCTGGAAGTGCTATTGCATCATTGGTTCAGATGAAAGATCAATTTACTAAAGATGATGTTATTGTAGTTTTACTTCACGATCACGGTTCAAGATATGTAGGAAAGATCTACAATGATGAGTGGATGAAGGAAATGGGTTGGTTAGAATAA
- a CDS encoding chaperone modulator CbpM gives MSERISREELVRIYNIEITFFDELVDYGLLNIQIENEVHYLMYEDLPDLEKFANWHYDLEINLPGLEVIHNMLKKLETLKRRNRELMNKLSAINDQYEDI, from the coding sequence ATGAGTGAAAGAATATCACGGGAAGAACTCGTAAGAATATACAATATAGAAATCACTTTTTTTGATGAGCTTGTAGATTATGGTTTGCTGAATATACAAATTGAAAATGAAGTTCATTATCTTATGTATGAAGATCTGCCGGATCTGGAAAAATTTGCTAATTGGCATTATGATCTTGAAATCAATCTTCCAGGGCTGGAGGTTATTCATAATATGCTGAAGAAACTGGAAACTTTAAAGCGAAGAAACAGAGAACTTATGAATAAACTTTCGGCAATCAATGACCAATATGAAGATATTTAG
- a CDS encoding ABC transporter permease, which produces MKFPLYFSRKIAFSKDNKNNLSRVIIFIGRLSVALGIIVSLITVATGFGSKKAIKERLADFSGHITVRSTRSNSSYNTSVLDNQGLNIAKIKELPDVETIQKYVTVTGIMRNEHNFAGIIFKGIGKDFDSLRFKKFLIAGTTPKVTEVGFNNDIAISQKIANDLHLKVNDSIVTVFLKADQKPLYRKFKIIGIYRTDIKLIDEQFVIGGINHARKIQDMKPDEIGGIDIFLKNVNDIDKDFPDIEKLIGYKNYAEKATEKFPQITDWISIFDTNIALIIIIMLIVVVINIIMVLLILIIERTNSIGLLKTLGASNSQIRATFINYTLIIMIPGLLYGNAIGLGLILIQKFFGVIKLNPENYYVSTVPVDLNPIAIISISLGILAISALALIIPSYLISKISPVKAIKYN; this is translated from the coding sequence TTGAAGTTTCCTTTATATTTCTCTAGAAAAATAGCGTTTTCCAAAGATAACAAAAATAACCTTTCAAGGGTTATCATCTTCATTGGCAGGCTTTCCGTAGCACTGGGAATTATTGTTTCTCTGATTACTGTAGCTACCGGATTCGGTTCTAAAAAAGCTATTAAAGAGAGACTGGCAGATTTTAGCGGACACATCACGGTAAGGTCTACCCGATCTAATTCTTCTTATAACACTTCGGTTTTAGATAATCAGGGATTGAATATTGCCAAAATCAAAGAACTTCCGGATGTGGAAACTATCCAAAAATATGTAACGGTTACCGGAATTATGCGAAATGAACATAATTTTGCAGGAATTATATTCAAAGGGATCGGAAAGGATTTCGACAGTTTAAGGTTTAAAAAATTTCTTATTGCCGGAACTACTCCCAAGGTAACCGAAGTAGGTTTCAACAATGATATTGCTATTTCACAAAAAATAGCCAATGACCTTCACCTTAAAGTCAATGACAGTATCGTTACTGTTTTTTTAAAAGCTGATCAAAAACCTCTTTACCGTAAGTTTAAAATCATAGGAATTTACAGAACAGACATTAAACTTATTGATGAACAATTTGTGATTGGTGGAATTAATCATGCGAGAAAGATTCAGGATATGAAGCCTGACGAGATTGGCGGAATTGATATTTTCCTGAAAAATGTTAATGATATTGATAAAGATTTTCCAGACATTGAAAAGTTGATCGGCTATAAAAACTACGCTGAAAAAGCAACCGAGAAATTCCCGCAAATCACGGATTGGATAAGTATCTTTGATACCAATATTGCCCTTATTATTATTATCATGCTGATTGTAGTGGTTATCAATATTATTATGGTTCTTCTGATCCTTATTATTGAAAGAACCAATTCTATTGGATTACTTAAGACCTTAGGAGCAAGCAACTCTCAGATCAGGGCTACTTTTATCAATTATACCCTGATCATTATGATTCCAGGTCTTTTATATGGAAATGCTATCGGATTAGGATTAATTCTTATTCAAAAATTCTTTGGAGTTATTAAGCTTAATCCGGAAAATTACTATGTAAGCACAGTCCCGGTAGATCTTAACCCTATTGCTATTATTTCCATTTCATTAGGGATTTTGGCCATATCTGCTCTTGCCTTAATTATTCCGAGTTATTTGATCAGCAAGATTTCTCCGGTGAAGGCCATTAAGTATAATTAA
- a CDS encoding exo-beta-N-acetylmuramidase NamZ family protein, with the protein MNLDFKIKNLLLICLIFLGVFNQYYSQIQVQPDFKTGADQPELYLPLLKDKTIGVVTNQTGLMSDRTHLVDFLVKNGVKIKAIFAPEHGFRGDADAGAKVKNGVDVKTGIPIVSLYASNKKPKPEQLAGIDLVVFDIQDVGVRFYTYISTLTYLMEAGAENNVEVMVLDRPNPHDGYTDGPVLRKKWASFVGMHEVPVVYGLTIGEYGKMVNGEKWLKNGVQAKYTVIQMKNYHKKQRYPMLDKPSPNLPNDKAINLYPSLCFFEGTQVSVGRGTDQPFQIYGSPWTESLPYKFTPKPSYGAKDPFLNGKLCYGEDLSNYPKDLRELNLEWVIKAYQNYKNPQLDFFLKNLWFDTLSGTDEFRKQIIAGKSIQEIKASWKKDLEDFEKIRTRYVIYED; encoded by the coding sequence ATGAATTTAGATTTCAAAATTAAAAATTTACTTCTGATTTGCCTAATTTTTTTAGGAGTATTCAATCAATATTATTCTCAAATTCAAGTTCAACCGGATTTTAAAACCGGGGCAGATCAGCCTGAGCTTTATTTGCCCCTGTTAAAGGATAAAACTATTGGAGTAGTGACAAATCAGACGGGGTTAATGAGTGACAGAACTCATTTGGTAGATTTTCTAGTTAAAAATGGAGTGAAGATCAAAGCTATTTTTGCCCCTGAACATGGGTTCAGAGGAGATGCCGATGCGGGGGCAAAAGTGAAAAATGGAGTTGACGTGAAGACCGGAATTCCTATTGTTTCCCTGTATGCCAGCAATAAAAAACCGAAACCTGAGCAATTGGCAGGAATTGATCTTGTTGTTTTTGATATTCAGGATGTAGGAGTGAGATTCTATACTTATATCTCTACATTAACTTACCTAATGGAGGCGGGTGCTGAAAATAATGTTGAAGTAATGGTTCTGGATCGTCCTAATCCCCATGACGGATATACTGATGGACCAGTTTTGAGGAAAAAATGGGCAAGCTTTGTTGGAATGCACGAAGTTCCGGTAGTCTATGGACTGACCATTGGTGAATATGGGAAAATGGTGAATGGAGAAAAATGGCTGAAAAATGGAGTTCAGGCAAAATATACCGTAATACAGATGAAGAATTATCACAAAAAGCAACGTTATCCAATGTTAGATAAACCTTCTCCAAACTTACCTAATGATAAAGCAATCAATTTATATCCAAGTTTATGTTTTTTTGAAGGAACCCAGGTTTCTGTAGGAAGAGGTACTGATCAGCCTTTCCAAATCTATGGTTCGCCATGGACGGAAAGCTTACCTTATAAGTTTACTCCTAAGCCAAGCTATGGTGCTAAAGATCCTTTTTTGAACGGAAAACTGTGTTATGGAGAGGATCTCTCCAACTATCCTAAAGATTTAAGAGAGCTGAATCTGGAATGGGTAATCAAAGCTTATCAGAACTACAAGAACCCTCAGCTGGATTTCTTTTTGAAGAACCTTTGGTTTGATACACTTTCAGGAACTGATGAATTCAGAAAGCAGATTATTGCCGGGAAATCAATTCAGGAAATTAAAGCTTCATGGAAAAAAGATCTGGAAGATTTTGAAAAAATCAGAACCCGATATGTGATCTACGAAGATTAA